The following are from one region of the Quadrisphaera setariae genome:
- a CDS encoding alpha/beta hydrolase family protein encodes MTVLVRYGDDPQQEVQVWSAAPGERSRGTAVLVHGGYWRTPWAADLMHPLVPAFTEGGWRVAVPEYRRIGSGGGWPATSDDVAAALAALDRQDDDAGSGRGPVVLVGHSAGGHLALVHSGVARAVVALAPVTDLVRGYAEGIGNGAVAELMGTSPEADPAAYRAASPRQRPWPACPVLVVHGTDDARVPVEHSREYAAAASADGAPVELVEPASLDHMALIDPAAPHWPGVHAWLDRTLPRPR; translated from the coding sequence GTGACGGTGCTGGTCCGCTACGGGGACGACCCGCAGCAGGAGGTCCAGGTCTGGTCGGCCGCCCCAGGGGAGCGCTCGCGGGGCACCGCGGTGCTCGTGCACGGCGGCTACTGGCGCACTCCGTGGGCCGCGGACCTCATGCACCCCCTGGTGCCGGCGTTCACGGAGGGCGGCTGGCGGGTCGCGGTGCCGGAGTACCGGCGGATCGGGTCGGGAGGGGGGTGGCCCGCCACCTCCGACGACGTCGCCGCCGCGCTGGCCGCGCTGGACCGGCAGGACGACGACGCCGGCAGCGGGCGTGGTCCCGTGGTGCTCGTCGGGCACTCCGCCGGGGGCCACCTGGCGCTCGTGCACTCCGGGGTGGCCCGTGCCGTCGTCGCCCTCGCACCGGTGACCGACCTTGTCCGTGGGTACGCCGAGGGCATCGGGAACGGGGCGGTGGCGGAGCTCATGGGCACCTCGCCGGAGGCCGACCCCGCGGCGTACCGCGCGGCCTCACCACGGCAGCGGCCGTGGCCAGCGTGCCCCGTGCTCGTCGTCCACGGCACCGACGACGCCCGGGTGCCGGTGGAGCACAGCCGCGAGTACGCCGCGGCGGCCAGCGCCGACGGGGCTCCCGTCGAGCTGGTGGAGCCGGCCTCGCTGGACCACATGGCCCTCATCGACCCGGCCGCTCCGCACTGGCCTGGCGTCCACGCCTGGCTGGACCGCACCCTCCCTCGGCCGCGGTGA
- a CDS encoding DUF1232 domain-containing protein gives MDLDGPWGTALAVAGGLVVALLVCWLLLLAVLWRVSTGRTTWREALRLLPDLLRLVRRLAADRSLPRGVRVRLWLLLGYLALPVDLVPDVLPVIGWADDVIAVVLVLRSVVRRAGPQALERHWPGTPEGLAAVRWVCGLTVP, from the coding sequence GTGGACCTCGACGGCCCCTGGGGGACGGCGCTCGCGGTGGCCGGTGGGCTGGTCGTCGCGCTGCTCGTGTGCTGGCTGCTGCTGCTCGCCGTCCTCTGGCGGGTCTCGACGGGGCGGACCACCTGGCGCGAGGCGCTGCGGCTCCTGCCCGACCTCCTGCGCCTGGTCCGCCGCCTCGCCGCCGACCGCTCCCTGCCCCGCGGCGTCCGCGTGCGCCTGTGGCTGCTGCTCGGCTACCTGGCGCTGCCGGTCGACCTCGTGCCCGACGTCCTGCCGGTCATCGGCTGGGCGGACGACGTCATCGCCGTCGTCCTGGTGCTCCGCTCGGTGGTGCGCCGCGCGGGGCCGCAGGCCCTGGAGCGGCACTGGCCGGGCACGCCCGAGGGCCTGGCGGCCGTCCGCTGGGTGTGCGGTCTCACCGTCCCCTGA
- the aspS gene encoding aspartate--tRNA ligase has protein sequence MLRSHSAGTLRAAHDGEQVTLAGWVGRRRDHGGVAFLDLRDASGVVQVVVRDELLESSGAHALRSEFVVQVTGAVRLRPVGNENPALPTGDVEVVAEALTVLNEAAPLPFPIEAAGEQVNAPGEEVRLRHRYLDLRRPAPAAALKLRSEANRVARDVLLADGFTEVETPTLTRSTPEGARDFLVPARLAPGSWYALPQSPQLFKQLLMVAGVERYFQIARCYRDEDFRADRQPEFTQLDVEMAFVEQDDVIALAEKVLVGLWSLIGYTLDLPIPRMTYRDAMARYGSDKPDLRFGVELVDVTSYFADTTFRVFQAPYVGAVVMPGGASQPRKQLDAWQEFAKQRGHRGLAYVLVGQDGELSGPVAKNLSETERAGLAAKVGAVPGDCIFFAAGAASGARSLLGATRLEIGKRCGLIDESHWAFVWVVDAPLFEPAEAAVAAGDVAVGAGKWTAVHHAFTSPKPEHLDSFDSSPEAPGEALAYAYDIVCNGNEIGGGSIRIHRRDVQERVFRVMGISPEDAQEKFGFLLDAFGYGAPPHGGIAFGWDRIVALLTRSDSIREVIAFPKSGGGYDPLTAAPAPITPAQRAEAGIDGPPKKPEPAPKPA, from the coding sequence GTGCTCCGCAGCCACTCCGCAGGAACCCTGCGCGCCGCTCACGACGGCGAGCAGGTCACCCTCGCCGGGTGGGTGGGCCGCCGCCGAGACCACGGCGGCGTGGCCTTCCTCGACCTGCGGGACGCCTCCGGCGTGGTGCAGGTCGTGGTCCGCGACGAGCTGCTGGAGTCCTCCGGCGCGCACGCGCTGCGCAGCGAGTTCGTCGTCCAGGTCACCGGCGCCGTGCGCCTGCGCCCGGTCGGCAATGAGAACCCCGCGCTGCCCACCGGCGACGTCGAGGTGGTGGCCGAGGCGCTGACCGTCCTCAACGAGGCCGCGCCGCTGCCGTTCCCCATCGAGGCCGCCGGCGAGCAGGTGAACGCCCCCGGTGAGGAGGTGCGCCTGCGCCACCGCTACCTCGACCTGCGCCGCCCGGCCCCCGCCGCCGCGCTGAAGCTGCGCAGCGAGGCCAACCGCGTGGCCCGCGACGTGCTCCTGGCCGACGGGTTCACCGAGGTCGAGACGCCCACCCTGACGCGCTCCACCCCCGAGGGCGCCCGCGACTTCCTCGTGCCCGCCCGCCTCGCGCCCGGCTCCTGGTACGCACTGCCGCAGAGCCCACAGCTGTTCAAGCAGCTGCTCATGGTGGCCGGGGTGGAGAGGTACTTCCAGATCGCCCGCTGCTACCGCGACGAGGACTTCCGCGCCGACCGCCAGCCGGAGTTCACCCAGCTCGACGTGGAGATGGCCTTCGTCGAGCAGGACGACGTCATCGCCCTGGCCGAGAAGGTGCTCGTCGGCCTGTGGTCGCTCATCGGGTACACCCTCGACCTGCCGATCCCGCGGATGACCTACCGCGACGCGATGGCCCGCTACGGCTCCGACAAGCCCGACCTGCGCTTCGGCGTGGAGCTGGTCGACGTCACCTCCTACTTCGCCGACACCACGTTCCGCGTCTTCCAGGCGCCGTACGTCGGGGCCGTGGTCATGCCGGGCGGGGCGTCGCAGCCGCGCAAGCAGCTGGACGCGTGGCAGGAGTTCGCCAAGCAGCGCGGGCACCGCGGCCTGGCGTACGTGCTGGTGGGCCAGGACGGCGAGCTGTCCGGCCCGGTGGCCAAGAACCTGTCGGAGACCGAGCGCGCGGGCCTGGCCGCCAAGGTCGGCGCCGTCCCCGGTGACTGCATCTTCTTCGCCGCCGGTGCGGCGTCGGGCGCGCGGTCGCTCCTCGGGGCCACCCGCCTGGAGATCGGCAAGCGCTGCGGGCTCATCGACGAGTCGCACTGGGCCTTCGTGTGGGTGGTGGACGCGCCGCTGTTCGAGCCCGCCGAGGCTGCGGTGGCCGCCGGTGACGTCGCCGTCGGCGCGGGGAAGTGGACGGCGGTGCACCACGCGTTCACCTCTCCGAAGCCGGAGCACCTCGACAGCTTCGACAGCTCGCCCGAGGCGCCGGGGGAGGCGCTGGCCTACGCCTACGACATCGTCTGCAACGGCAACGAGATCGGCGGCGGCAGCATCCGCATCCACCGCCGCGACGTCCAGGAGCGCGTCTTCCGCGTCATGGGCATCTCCCCGGAGGACGCGCAGGAGAAGTTCGGCTTCCTCCTCGACGCGTTCGGCTACGGCGCCCCGCCGCACGGCGGCATCGCCTTCGGGTGGGACCGCATCGTGGCGCTGCTGACCCGGTCGGACTCGATCCGCGAGGTCATCGCCTTCCCGAAGTCGGGCGGCGGCTACGACCCGCTGACCGCGGCCCCGGCGCCGATCACCCCGGCGCAGCGCGCCGAGGCCGGCATCGACGGCCCGCCGAAGAAGCCCGAGCCGGCGCCCAAGCCCGCCTGA
- a CDS encoding ABC transporter ATP-binding protein, with product MTSSTPARPIPGQRPGGPGGPGGPGPRRGPMGGGGMMGMAMPAEKSKDFWPSARRLLGRLRPERAWIALVVVVGTASVALAVAGPKLLGRATDLVVAGAVGAQFPAGTTRDAVLAQLRAAGQSSQADFLRTVDFTPGQSVDFGALGALLTLVLALYAASSLLGWLQGYVLAGVTQRTVYRLREDVERKINALPLSHLDRTPRGELLSRVTNDIDNISQTVQQTLSQLVTSLLTVVGVVVMMVWISPVLALVALVTIPLTVVVTGLIAKRSQKLFVAQWARTGELNAQVEEAYTGHALVKVFGRRREVADRFAVTNGQLHAAAFGAQFVSGLIMPALTFVGNLVYVGIAVVGGLMVAGGQMRIGDVQAFVQYSRQFTQPLAQLGSMANLLQSGVASAERVFELLDVDEQTPDSAASAEAAVDGPGRLEFERVSFSYDPSKPLIEDLSLVAEPGHTVAIVGPTGAGKTTLVNLIMRFYEVDGGRILLDGADVRELPRAALRAATGMVLQDTWLFGGTIRDNIRYGRPDATEAEVEQAARDALADRFVRSLPDGYDTVIDDEASNLSAGERQLLTIARAFLRRPKLLILDEATSSVDTRTELLVQRAMAELRRDRTAFVIAHRLSTIRDADLILVMESGRLVEQGTHAELLAAGGAYARLYEAQFAAPVDEVAAPAAR from the coding sequence ATGACCTCCTCGACGCCCGCCCGCCCGATCCCCGGCCAGCGCCCCGGCGGACCCGGGGGCCCGGGGGGTCCCGGACCGCGCCGCGGGCCCATGGGCGGCGGCGGCATGATGGGCATGGCGATGCCCGCAGAGAAGTCCAAGGACTTCTGGCCCAGCGCCCGGCGCCTCCTCGGCCGCCTGCGGCCGGAGCGGGCCTGGATCGCGCTCGTCGTCGTCGTGGGAACGGCCTCGGTGGCCCTCGCGGTGGCGGGTCCGAAGCTCCTCGGCCGCGCCACCGACCTCGTGGTGGCCGGTGCCGTGGGCGCGCAGTTCCCCGCCGGGACCACCCGCGACGCCGTGCTCGCCCAGCTGCGGGCGGCGGGGCAGAGCTCGCAGGCCGACTTCCTGCGCACGGTCGACTTCACCCCCGGCCAGAGCGTGGACTTCGGGGCGCTGGGCGCGCTGCTGACCCTCGTGCTCGCCCTCTACGCGGCCTCGAGCCTGCTGGGCTGGCTGCAGGGGTACGTGCTCGCCGGCGTCACCCAGCGCACCGTCTACCGGCTCCGGGAGGACGTCGAGCGCAAGATCAACGCGCTGCCGCTGTCGCACCTCGACCGCACGCCCCGCGGCGAGCTGCTCAGCCGCGTCACGAACGACATCGACAACATCTCCCAGACCGTCCAGCAGACCCTCAGCCAGCTGGTCACGTCGTTGCTGACGGTGGTCGGCGTCGTCGTGATGATGGTGTGGATCTCGCCGGTGCTCGCGCTCGTGGCGCTGGTGACCATCCCCCTGACGGTGGTGGTCACGGGGCTGATCGCCAAGCGGTCCCAGAAGCTCTTCGTCGCCCAGTGGGCGCGGACCGGCGAGCTGAACGCGCAGGTGGAGGAGGCCTACACCGGCCACGCGCTGGTCAAGGTCTTCGGGCGCCGCCGGGAGGTGGCGGACCGCTTCGCGGTGACCAACGGCCAGCTGCACGCCGCCGCGTTCGGCGCGCAGTTCGTGTCCGGGCTGATCATGCCCGCGCTGACCTTCGTGGGGAACCTCGTCTACGTGGGCATCGCCGTGGTCGGCGGGCTCATGGTGGCCGGCGGGCAGATGCGCATCGGTGACGTCCAGGCGTTCGTCCAGTACTCCCGCCAGTTCACGCAGCCGCTGGCCCAGCTCGGCTCGATGGCCAACCTCCTGCAGTCGGGCGTGGCCAGCGCCGAGCGCGTCTTCGAGCTGCTCGACGTCGACGAGCAGACCCCGGACTCCGCAGCGTCTGCCGAGGCCGCGGTCGACGGACCGGGGCGGCTGGAGTTCGAGCGCGTCTCCTTCAGCTACGACCCCTCCAAGCCCCTCATCGAGGACCTGTCGCTGGTCGCCGAGCCGGGCCACACGGTCGCCATCGTCGGCCCCACGGGCGCCGGCAAGACCACGCTGGTCAACCTGATCATGAGGTTCTACGAGGTGGACGGCGGCCGGATCCTGCTGGACGGCGCGGACGTCCGCGAGCTGCCCCGGGCCGCCCTGCGCGCCGCCACCGGCATGGTCCTGCAGGACACGTGGCTGTTCGGCGGCACCATCCGCGACAACATCCGCTACGGCCGCCCCGACGCCACCGAGGCCGAGGTCGAGCAGGCCGCCCGCGACGCGCTCGCGGACCGGTTCGTGAGGTCGCTGCCCGACGGCTACGACACCGTCATCGACGACGAGGCCTCCAACCTCTCCGCGGGGGAGCGGCAGCTGCTGACCATCGCGCGGGCGTTCCTGCGCCGGCCCAAGCTGCTCATCCTCGACGAGGCCACCAGCTCGGTGGACACCCGGACCGAGCTGCTCGTGCAGCGGGCGATGGCGGAGCTGCGGCGCGACAGGACGGCGTTCGTCATCGCCCACCGCCTGTCGACCATCCGCGACGCCGACCTCATCCTCGTCATGGAGTCGGGCCGCCTGGTCGAGCAGGGCACGCACGCCGAGCTGCTGGCCGCGGGCGGTGCGTACGCGCGCCTGTACGAGGCGCAGTTCGCCGCCCCCGTCGACGAGGTCGCTGCGCCCGCCGCCCGCTGA
- a CDS encoding aldo/keto reductase gives METRTLGRTGAQVSVIGLGCWQIGGGWGDVSDADATATLHAALESGTTLFDTADVYGDGRSEQLIGRFLRELPEADRPFVATKCGRRADPHEPAAYTAENFRAWTDRSRENLGVDRLDLVQLHCPPTPVFSDDAAFDALDELVADGAIAAYGVSVETVEEALTAIARPGVASVQIILNAFRRKPLERVLPAAAEAGVGILARVPLASGLLTGKYDESTQFGEDDHRSFNRNGEQFDKGETFSGVPYEVGVAAAREVAALASQSGEGVTTAQLALRWILDQTGVTAAIPGARNGEQARGNAAAASVAPLGDDVLAALERIYDERIREHVHTSW, from the coding sequence ATGGAGACGAGGACGCTCGGGCGCACCGGTGCGCAGGTCAGCGTGATCGGGCTGGGGTGCTGGCAGATCGGTGGCGGCTGGGGCGACGTGAGCGACGCCGACGCCACCGCCACGCTGCACGCGGCGCTGGAGAGCGGCACCACCCTGTTCGACACCGCCGACGTGTACGGCGACGGCCGCAGCGAGCAGCTCATCGGGCGGTTCCTGCGCGAGCTGCCCGAGGCCGACAGGCCGTTCGTGGCCACCAAGTGCGGCCGCCGCGCTGACCCGCACGAGCCCGCGGCCTACACGGCGGAGAACTTCCGCGCGTGGACGGACCGGTCGCGCGAGAACCTCGGCGTGGACCGCCTCGACCTCGTCCAGCTGCACTGCCCGCCGACGCCGGTGTTCTCGGACGACGCCGCCTTCGACGCGCTCGACGAGCTCGTGGCAGACGGCGCCATCGCCGCGTACGGCGTCTCGGTGGAGACCGTCGAGGAGGCGCTGACCGCCATCGCCCGTCCCGGTGTGGCGAGCGTGCAGATCATCCTCAACGCGTTCCGCCGCAAGCCGCTGGAGCGGGTGCTGCCGGCCGCGGCCGAGGCCGGCGTGGGGATCCTCGCGCGCGTGCCGCTGGCGTCGGGGCTGCTGACGGGCAAGTACGACGAGAGCACGCAGTTCGGCGAGGACGACCACCGGAGCTTCAACCGCAACGGCGAGCAGTTCGACAAGGGCGAGACGTTCTCCGGCGTGCCCTACGAGGTCGGCGTGGCGGCTGCCCGCGAGGTGGCGGCGCTCGCGTCCCAGTCCGGCGAGGGCGTCACCACCGCGCAGCTCGCGCTGCGGTGGATCCTCGACCAGACCGGCGTGACCGCCGCCATCCCCGGAGCCCGCAACGGCGAGCAGGCCCGCGGCAACGCCGCGGCCGCGTCGGTGGCCCCGCTGGGCGACGACGTGCTGGCCGCCCTCGAGCGCATCTACGACGAGCGCATCCGCGAGCACGTCCACACCAGCTGGTGA
- a CDS encoding VOC family protein produces the protein MKLELVPLPVSDVDAAKAFYADRLGFTVDVDVAPAPGIRVVQVTPPGSGCSIGFGTGLPVYGGTPGSVRGLHLVVADIEAARTELLGRGVEVGEVTDAGGGVLYAGLQDPDGNSLVLQQMPWRTGDAF, from the coding sequence ATGAAGCTCGAGCTGGTGCCGCTGCCCGTCTCCGACGTCGATGCGGCCAAGGCCTTCTACGCCGACCGCCTCGGCTTCACGGTCGACGTCGACGTCGCCCCCGCGCCCGGCATCCGCGTGGTGCAGGTGACCCCTCCGGGCTCGGGGTGCTCGATCGGCTTCGGCACGGGGCTGCCCGTCTACGGCGGGACACCCGGCTCGGTGCGCGGGCTGCACCTCGTGGTCGCTGACATCGAGGCCGCCCGCACCGAGCTCCTGGGCCGGGGCGTGGAGGTCGGCGAGGTCACCGACGCCGGCGGCGGGGTGCTGTACGCGGGCCTGCAGGACCCGGACGGCAACTCCCTCGTGCTCCAGCAGATGCCCTGGCGCACCGGCGACGCCTTCTGA
- a CDS encoding ABC transporter ATP-binding protein, translating to MLLRLLRRYLRPYWSLLAGVVVFQTLQTLASLYLPTLNADIIDQGVVTGDTQYVLVTGLWMLLVTLGQVAATVIAVYFGAKTAMGFGRDVRAAVFGHVAALSEREVGRFGAASLITRTTNDVQQVQMLVLMGATLLVTSPITAVGGVALALHQDVGMAWVLVVAVPVLLGAVGAIVVRMVPQFRLMQVRLDGVNRVLREQLTGVRVVRAFVREPVEEARFAAASTDLTQTALRAGRLMALMFPTVMLVMNASTVAVVWLGAYRIADGDLQIGQLTAFISYLVQILMAVMMTTMLAFLLPRAAVSADRIGEVLEAEPSVVPPAAAEAVHEADLDPALRGTVELRGATFAYPGAEEPVLRDITFTAAPGTTTAVVGSTGGGKTTLVNLLPRLFDVTGGQVLLDGVDVRRLDPDVLWDRIGLVPQRALLFAGTVASNLRFGRPDATDAELWQALEVAQAADFVRELPGQLEAPVTQGGTSVSGGQRQRLAIARALVKRSAVYVFDDAFSALDTATDARLRAALDTAEGIRDATRVVVAQRVATVVSADQILVLEHGRVVARGTHAELLQTSPEYQEIVTSQLSAADAADTAGATGAVA from the coding sequence GTGCTCCTTCGGCTGCTCAGGCGCTACCTGCGCCCCTACTGGTCCCTGCTGGCGGGCGTCGTCGTCTTCCAGACCCTGCAGACCCTCGCGTCGCTGTACCTGCCCACGCTCAACGCCGACATCATCGACCAGGGCGTCGTCACCGGAGACACGCAGTACGTGCTGGTCACGGGGCTGTGGATGCTCCTGGTGACGCTCGGGCAGGTGGCGGCCACCGTCATCGCCGTGTACTTCGGCGCCAAGACGGCCATGGGCTTCGGGCGCGACGTCCGCGCCGCGGTCTTCGGGCACGTGGCGGCCCTGTCCGAGCGCGAGGTCGGCCGCTTCGGTGCAGCCAGCCTCATCACCCGCACCACCAACGACGTGCAGCAGGTGCAGATGCTCGTGCTCATGGGCGCGACGCTGCTCGTCACCAGCCCCATCACCGCCGTCGGCGGGGTGGCGCTCGCGCTCCACCAGGACGTCGGCATGGCGTGGGTGCTCGTCGTCGCCGTCCCCGTGCTGCTGGGGGCGGTCGGCGCGATCGTCGTGCGGATGGTGCCGCAGTTCCGGCTCATGCAGGTCCGCCTGGACGGCGTGAACCGGGTGCTGCGCGAGCAGCTCACCGGGGTCCGCGTGGTCCGCGCCTTCGTCCGCGAGCCCGTGGAGGAGGCCCGCTTCGCCGCTGCCAGCACCGACCTGACGCAGACCGCCCTGCGGGCCGGGCGGCTCATGGCGCTGATGTTCCCCACGGTGATGCTCGTCATGAACGCCTCCACCGTGGCCGTCGTGTGGCTGGGCGCCTACCGCATCGCTGACGGAGACCTGCAGATCGGCCAGCTGACGGCGTTCATCTCCTACCTCGTGCAGATCCTCATGGCCGTGATGATGACGACGATGCTGGCGTTCCTCCTGCCGCGCGCCGCCGTCTCCGCCGACCGCATCGGTGAGGTGCTCGAGGCCGAGCCGTCCGTGGTGCCGCCCGCCGCCGCCGAGGCCGTCCACGAGGCGGACCTCGACCCGGCGCTGCGCGGCACCGTGGAGCTGCGCGGCGCCACGTTCGCCTACCCCGGCGCCGAGGAGCCGGTGCTGCGCGACATCACCTTCACGGCCGCTCCGGGGACGACGACGGCGGTGGTCGGGTCCACCGGAGGCGGCAAGACGACGCTGGTCAACCTGCTGCCCCGCCTGTTCGACGTCACCGGCGGCCAGGTGCTCCTCGACGGGGTGGACGTGCGCCGGCTCGACCCCGACGTGCTGTGGGACCGCATCGGCCTGGTGCCGCAGCGCGCGCTGCTCTTCGCCGGCACCGTCGCCTCCAACCTGCGCTTCGGCCGCCCCGACGCCACCGACGCCGAGCTGTGGCAGGCCCTGGAGGTCGCGCAGGCGGCCGATTTCGTGCGGGAGCTGCCCGGGCAGCTCGAGGCGCCGGTCACCCAGGGCGGCACGAGCGTCTCCGGTGGACAGCGCCAGCGGCTCGCCATCGCCCGGGCGCTGGTGAAGCGGTCCGCGGTCTACGTCTTCGACGACGCCTTCAGCGCCCTCGACACCGCCACCGACGCCCGCCTGCGCGCCGCCCTCGACACCGCCGAGGGGATCCGCGACGCCACCCGCGTGGTGGTGGCGCAGCGCGTGGCGACGGTGGTCTCCGCCGACCAGATCCTCGTCCTCGAGCACGGCAGGGTGGTCGCCCGCGGCACGCACGCCGAGCTGCTGCAGACCTCGCCGGAGTACCAGGAGATCGTGACGAGCCAGCTCTCGGCCGCCGACGCGGCGGACACCGCCGGTGCGACGGGGGCCGTGGCATGA
- a CDS encoding MBL fold metallo-hydrolase gives MTPDEPATATFIGNATVLLRWGPFTLLTDPNFLHRGDLAWLGHGLVSRRLTEPALTVDQLPDLDAVLLSHLHGDHWDRVARRGLDRGLPIITTPHAARRLQGRAGFRRADGLRTGEHRVLTRERCTATVTSLPGAHATGPLRRLLPPVMGSLVDLAGPDGRTRARVYITGDTLLVDAVRALAARLRDGDGVDAALVHLGGTTLPGSAVVTLGAEDGAELVDLVRPRAVVPVHHSDYGVFRSPLAAFDAAVERRGLQHLVRHVAPGETVTLPSRG, from the coding sequence GTGACGCCCGACGAGCCCGCCACCGCCACCTTCATCGGCAACGCCACCGTGCTGCTGCGCTGGGGACCGTTCACGCTGCTCACCGATCCGAACTTCCTGCACCGCGGTGACCTGGCGTGGCTCGGACACGGCCTGGTGAGCCGGCGCCTCACCGAGCCGGCGCTCACCGTCGACCAGCTGCCCGACCTCGACGCCGTCCTCCTCTCCCACCTCCACGGCGACCACTGGGACCGCGTCGCCCGCCGCGGCCTCGACCGCGGGCTGCCGATCATCACCACCCCGCACGCGGCGCGCCGGCTCCAGGGCCGCGCGGGCTTCCGCCGCGCCGACGGGCTCCGCACCGGCGAGCACCGGGTGCTCACCCGCGAGCGCTGCACCGCGACCGTGACGTCGCTGCCCGGCGCCCACGCCACCGGCCCGCTGAGGAGGCTGCTGCCGCCGGTCATGGGGTCGCTCGTCGACCTCGCGGGCCCCGACGGGCGGACCCGTGCCAGGGTCTACATCACCGGCGACACCCTCCTCGTCGACGCCGTGCGCGCCCTCGCCGCGCGGCTGCGGGACGGCGACGGCGTCGACGCGGCGCTCGTGCACCTCGGCGGCACCACGCTGCCCGGCAGCGCCGTGGTGACCCTGGGCGCCGAGGACGGCGCGGAGCTGGTCGACCTGGTGCGCCCGCGCGCCGTCGTGCCCGTCCACCACAGCGACTACGGGGTGTTCAGGTCTCCGCTGGCCGCCTTCGACGCGGCGGTGGAGCGGCGCGGCCTGCAGCACCTCGTGCGCCACGTGGCCCCCGGCGAGACCGTGACGCTCCCCTCCCGCGGGTAG
- a CDS encoding cupin domain-containing protein, whose amino-acid sequence MTQFEEIVTGGLPAGITRSDEAFGHRTWSVLGHTYTTKVESEQTYAWHSFDPPSTGVPPHVHPGQDEFIYVLDGVYTLYLDGGWTQAGPGDLVRMPKGLPHAYYNRREEPATSLFWVTPAGRLAQLFSVLHQLDDPAEVVRLSTAHDVDFLPPGAVEGA is encoded by the coding sequence GTGACCCAGTTCGAGGAGATCGTCACCGGGGGCCTGCCCGCCGGCATCACCCGCTCCGACGAGGCGTTCGGCCACCGCACCTGGTCGGTGCTCGGCCACACCTACACCACCAAGGTGGAGAGCGAGCAGACCTACGCCTGGCACTCCTTCGACCCGCCCTCGACGGGGGTGCCGCCGCACGTGCACCCCGGCCAGGACGAGTTCATCTACGTGCTCGACGGCGTTTACACGCTCTACCTCGACGGCGGGTGGACGCAGGCCGGCCCCGGCGACCTGGTCCGGATGCCGAAGGGCCTGCCCCACGCCTACTACAACCGCCGCGAGGAGCCCGCGACGTCGCTGTTCTGGGTGACGCCCGCGGGGCGCCTGGCCCAGCTGTTCTCGGTGCTGCACCAGCTCGACGACCCCGCGGAGGTGGTGCGCCTGTCCACCGCGCACGACGTCGACTTCCTGCCCCCGGGCGCGGTCGAGGGCGCGTGA
- a CDS encoding rhomboid-like protein yields the protein MGAPWTGPGLTPPDRSAGAPRRWWPGWARGGGLALAYAALVLLVAIVLAVLPEDVHQRAVLSASTNIENLRHAPAAVLLLSAFVVRDFAEVLLLLPLVVVMTVCSRRIGRLSTVVAALFGHVGATLVVATFVAAGVRRGFVPHSVTTAPDVGVSYALAGMAGLLAAALPRRWRWAYVVGGLVALVVLISVDTDFTNAGHLLAFATGLGLAAVAVQARRSPSTPSP from the coding sequence GTGGGCGCGCCCTGGACCGGTCCGGGGCTCACACCCCCGGACCGGTCTGCGGGCGCGCCCCGGCGCTGGTGGCCGGGCTGGGCACGCGGCGGTGGGCTGGCGCTCGCGTACGCGGCGCTGGTGCTCCTGGTTGCGATCGTCCTGGCGGTCCTCCCGGAGGACGTCCACCAGCGGGCCGTGCTGTCGGCCAGCACCAACATCGAGAACCTGCGCCACGCGCCGGCGGCCGTGCTGCTGCTCAGCGCCTTCGTGGTCCGAGACTTCGCCGAGGTGCTGCTCCTGCTGCCGCTGGTGGTGGTGATGACGGTGTGCAGCCGCAGGATCGGCCGGCTCTCAACCGTCGTGGCGGCGCTGTTCGGGCACGTCGGCGCCACGCTCGTCGTGGCGACGTTCGTCGCCGCAGGCGTCCGCCGGGGCTTCGTGCCGCACAGCGTCACCACTGCGCCAGACGTTGGCGTCAGCTACGCGCTAGCGGGGATGGCCGGTCTGCTCGCGGCGGCGCTGCCGCGGCGGTGGCGGTGGGCGTACGTGGTCGGCGGCCTCGTGGCGCTCGTGGTGCTCATCAGCGTCGACACCGACTTCACCAACGCGGGACACCTGCTGGCCTTCGCCACGGGGCTCGGACTGGCCGCGGTGGCCGTGCAGGCCAGGAGGAGCCCCTCCACCCCTTCCCCCTGA